The DNA region TCGTCCGCCTGCCGGCCGGGCAGCATGCGGGCCAGCACGCCGTCGCGGCGGATGAAATGGTGCCACAGCGCCGCCGCCGCATGCAGGGCGGCCAGCGCCAGGATCAGGTTCGCGGCAAGCTCGTGGATCTCCTTCACCGAGCGGCCGAGGTTGCGGTCCACCTCGAGGGGGGAGGGGATGGTGAACAGGTCGAAGAATGTCAGAGTGGTGCCGCGCAGCCAGGCCAGCACCACCCCGATCAGCGGAACCGCCAGCATCAGGGCGTACAGCCCGAAATGGACGGCATGGGAGGCGCTGCGCTCGGCCGGCGTCATGTCGGCGGGCAAGGCGGGGGTGCCGCGGGCGAGGCGGAGACCGATCCGTGCCGCGACCAGCCCCAGCAGAGCCAGACCAAAGGAATAGTGCAGCCACCAGATGGTGGCGCGCATCGGATTCCCACGCTCGTAGATATCCACGATGAAGGTCAGCAGATACAGGCCGACGATCAGCAGGGCGATCAGCCAGTGCAGGGTCTTCTGGGTTGCGCTGTAGGTGGTGGGCATCGGACGGGCTCCGGAGGAACGCAGGCTCGGGTCAGGCGGTGATGTTGAGCGTGCGGCCACGGTTGGGATCGGTCGGAAGGCTGGGGGCGCCGCCGGGCGACTCGGCGGCCTTGGCCGAAGCGCTTTCCTGCGTGTCGTTGTCGCGGTCGCCATCGCTGTCGATGGGAGCCGGGGCGGGGGCGGCCATGGCCGTGGGGCGGCTCTGCAACGGCGACGGCATCGAGGACGGGGAGGAGAGGGCGGTCAGC from Azospirillum sp. B510 includes:
- a CDS encoding cytochrome b — translated: MPTTYSATQKTLHWLIALLIVGLYLLTFIVDIYERGNPMRATIWWLHYSFGLALLGLVAARIGLRLARGTPALPADMTPAERSASHAVHFGLYALMLAVPLIGVVLAWLRGTTLTFFDLFTIPSPLEVDRNLGRSVKEIHELAANLILALAALHAAAALWHHFIRRDGVLARMLPGRQADEHPGLAD